CGCCCGCACGCTTGGCCTGGATGAAACCCATCACCGCTTATTTCTGCCGACAGCGGAGTTCGAACCAGCCACCACAGGGCGCCCAAAAGCAAAGCCCGGTACATTCATGATCGTTGTAGTGGATCGGCAATAGCTGCTTGTAGCGGGAATCTTGCGTGCAAAGCACGAATGCCGCTTGATTCCTGCGAGAGCGCGCCCATTTTGCTAGCGCGGCATGATCTTGACGGTGGCGGTGCGGGCTCGTGTGGCGATCATCGGCTTTAGGTATGGGCTTCCTTTGTACTTCGCACGATAGGCATCGTCGATCTGGTCGTTGATTGCTTCGTCCGCGAGCTCGAAGGCGACCTCCTTCGTCATGCCGGCGGCAGTGATCCGCCCCGCCTTCTGCCGAACAGCCGCCTGATACCAGCGAGAATTCTTCCCGTTGTAGCCGCGCACATAAAGGTCCCCGTCGACCGCGACAGACCAAATCCAAGTGGGTGTTCCGTACGTCACCCCGTCCTCACGGAACGGTGAGATGTGCAGATCGTCGGTCTCAGCGATCTTATGTAGGTCATCTTCCGACCAAGTGGTCATTTTGGGTCCTCCTCTAAAACCTGCTGCCGAACTTATAGTACTGCTCATTCAGGGCGCAACAGAACCTTGATTGCGCGACGTTCGTCCATTGCGCAACAGCCGTCCGCCACTTGATCGAGGGGCAAAGTCAGGCCGAAGACCTCGCCAGGGTTGACTCCGTGCGGGACGCCAACGTAGCCGATTGATCTGCCCGGTCGCTTAACACAGTATGAACTCGCCTTCTCTATCCTTCG
This Acidisarcina sp. DNA region includes the following protein-coding sequences:
- a CDS encoding DUF2255 family protein, with the protein product MTTWSEDDLHKIAETDDLHISPFREDGVTYGTPTWIWSVAVDGDLYVRGYNGKNSRWYQAAVRQKAGRITAAGMTKEVAFELADEAINDQIDDAYRAKYKGSPYLKPMIATRARTATVKIMPR